One region of Dysidea avara chromosome 1, odDysAvar1.4, whole genome shotgun sequence genomic DNA includes:
- the LOC136267297 gene encoding uncharacterized protein, whose amino-acid sequence MLIFILILLAFSIQALSLEVHRICINLNESCVEWEDVLFKNLLSNSVESEFNLIPGTYSLDFNLLINNATNVLLVGRTDTPAYVTIECSNFSSLVISNSTSIEIRNIRFLGCGNSIGAEHSDFSFPSFTRAAVFMYNVSSLVISNVLLGNSCGHGIIGVNIVGKLLLEHVKVYGVTTVSDSNNNTCDKWKTAIGGIILLNLANESDETDTEQRNILVSIRECNFSNINTKADIEKAAEAYSYNKSIKKDYLNSSVVGLVLHQMGGHVYIHIEDTTITNIYSSNGPLVFISYSLTSVNNISFNNISISNTNTTHSTFVLSCKHGVKKSNYIATRLRNSTFLALSSSMFSWNFAWHSIIRMQSIHKDYDRISIMKLNNNLFISNTIGDRYTLFRTTKVTPIFTGLTQFINNTAHVIFSMSSYIILADGCKLFFVNNKCRNLFKENLPGPRYIIKKEVMSKDEECPVQFENAINVIISFDKNIGYRKAIYGNPLYGCKWISDSPLQNILPIEVIKNVTYFNKGNEVNSFISGAENSVCHCDSENQVDCLDTKNIILYPGQAVLMTLTHFNFNVALYTDFTTSHFNKIAPTCNVFDHNGITYNSSNPKIDLIFKNCTTVSYRIKSVSSHKKICLLLLRTATKENSMYAFKINLQNCPVGFYLQQGICTCDPALEENLEGLRCDITFETFFRPPNSWLSKKGSNVIYTGHCLTDYCIRFPSSLQLKEPDKQCTSNRSGIACGACTSGMSAVFGTLRCKLCSNYWLLMMPLYALAGILLVVALFVLNLTVVDGDIYGFIFMVNGLSTHSSRIFPSTSNAAYILVSLANLDLGFEVCFYNGMTQYAATWLRFVFPIYVLLIVAGLAFASRYSVLIEKLTRKRVIPVIATLYLLTYNKIMLETFRGLFSYTVIYYLHSKHTDVYWSVDTSVSVFGTQFALLFVFCLIIFLFVIVPTNLLLIFTKTAYRFRFIVNYLKPFLDVYQAPFKENCSYFLGLEFIFRAIIFACYSFKPPDTAAIYNTILIVYLAHLCCSQPFKSKTNTILYVVYLIYLGAYIMLFIRYFPYGQYPYGLMFNLVVYLAFIQFVGILVCHAWKYILRYSEYFNRYELVLKRCINRCKLNLSRSKHRNVNSIVVSMASCEDFQEELLALDLDT is encoded by the coding sequence ATGCTGATTTTCATATTAATACTTCTGGCTTTCTCAATACAAGCATTGTCACTGGAAGTGCATCGCATATGCATCAATCTCAATGAATCATGCGTTGAATGGGAAGATGTATTGTTTAAAAACCTGCTTTCTAATTCTGTAGAATCTGAATTCAACCTGATACCAGGAACATATAGTTTAGACTTCAATTTATTAATCAATAATGCTACTAATGTTCTACTAGTCGGACGTACCGACACACCAGCTTATGTTACAATTGAATGCAGTAATTTCAGCTCCCTTGTCATCTCCAATTCAACATCCATCGAAATAAGAAACATCAGATTTCTTGGATGCGGCAACAGTATTGGGGCTGAACACAGTGACTTCTCATTCCCTTCATTTACTAGAGCAGCAGTATTCATGTACAATGTATCCTCACTTGTGATCAGTAATGTATTACTAGGAAATAGTTGTGGTCATGGGATAATTGGAGTGAATATTGTGGGTAAGTTATTACTGGAACATGTAAAGGTGTATGGTGTTACTACTGTCAGTGACAGTAATAATAACACTTGTGATAAATGGAAGACTGCTATTGGAGGAATAATATTGCTAAATTTAGCCAATGAAAGCGATGAGACAGATACAGAGCAAAGAAATATTCTTGTTTCTATTAGAGAATGCAACTTTTCTAACATTAATACAAAAGCTGATATAGAAAAGGCTGCTGAAGCGTACAGTTATAACAAGTCAATAAAGAAAGATTATCTCAATTCATCAGTTGTTGGTCTAGTTCTTCATCAAATGGGTGGCCATGTTTACATCCATATTGAAGATACCACAATAACGAACATATACTCTTCCAATGGTCCATTAGTTTTCATTTCATATTCACTAACAAGCGTAAACAACATATCGTTCAATAACATCTCAATAAGCAACACAAACACAACCCATTCTACATTTGTATTAAGCTGCAAACATGGAGTTAAAAAATCAAATTATATAGCAACACGGTTAAGAAATTCAACTTTCCTTGCCCTATCATCCTCCATGTTTAGCTGGAATTTTGCATGGCACTCAATAATAAGAATGCAAAGTATTCATAAGGATTATGATAGAATATCGATCATGAAACTCAATAATAACCTATTTATCAGCAATACCATTGGGGATAGGTATACTCTATTTCGAACAACCAAAGTCACACCAATTTTCACAGGGCTTACCCAATTTATTAACAATACAGCACATGTTATTTTTAGCATGTCAAGTTATATAATACTGGCAGATGGGTGTAAACTTTTCTTTGTTAACAATAAATGCAGAAATTTATTTAAAGAAAATTTACCTGGACCAAGGTACATTATTAAAAAGGAAGTAATGTCTAAGGATGAAGAATGTCCTGTACAATTTGAGAATGCAATCAATGTTATAATTTCTTTTGACAAAAATATTGGATACAGAAAAGCAATATATGGGAATCCACTTTATGGATGTAAATGGATTTCTGATTCTCCATTGCAGAACATATTACCTATTGAAGTGATTAAGAATGTTACATACTTTAACAAAGGGAATGAAGTTAATAGTTTCATTTCAGGTGCTGAGAACAGCGTATGCCATTGTGACAGTGAAAATCAGGTAGATTGTCTTGACACAAAAAATATCATTCTATATCCAGGTCAAGCAGTATTAATGACGTTAACTCATTTCAACTTTAACGTTGCATTATATACAGATTTCACAACTTCACACTTTAATAAAATAGCACCTACCTGCAATGTCTTTGATCATAATGGCATAACTTACAACTCATCCAACCCAAAAATTGACTTGATATTTAAAAATTGTACAACCGTTTCCTACAGGATTAAGTCTGTTTCTAGTCACAAAAAGATATGTTTACTACTATTAAGAACTGCCACTAAGGAGaatagtatgtatgcatttaaAATTAACTTACAGAATTGTCCTGTGGGGTTTTATTTACAGCAAGGCATATGTACTTGTGATCCAGCATTGGAAGAAAACTTGGAAGGATTACGCTGTGACATTACATTTGAGACATTTTTTCGACCACCCAACAGTTGGCTATCAAAGAAAGGCAGTAATGTTATTTACACAGGTCACTGCCTAACTGATTACTGTATTAGATTTCCAAGTTCACTGCAGCTTAAAGAACCTGACAAACAATGTACTTCAAATAGAAGTGGAATAGCATGTGGAGCTTGTACAAGTGGGATGAGTGCAGTGTTTGGCACACTACGGTGCAAACTTTGCTCCAATTACTGGCTCTTAATGATGCCACTTTATGCTCTTGCTGGTATACTACTGGTTGTAGCATTGTTTGTGTTGAACTTGACTGTTGTGGATGGAGATATTTATGGGTTTATTTTCATGGTAAATGGCTTAAGCACTCATAGCTCAAGGATATTTCCTTCCACTAGTAATGCTGCATATATTTTGGTATCACTTGCTAATTTAGATTTAGGATTTGAGGTATGTTTTTACAATGGTATGACTCAGTATGCAGCTACATGGTTAAGATTTGTATTTCCAATTTATGTTCTCCTCATTGTTGCTGGGCTGGCTTTTGCCAGTCGATATTCTGTTTTAATTGAGAAGTTGACACGTAAGAGAGTTATTCCTGTGATAGCAACACTGTATCTTCTTACCtacaataaaataatgttaGAAACATTTCGAGGATTATTTTCGTACACGGTGATATACTACTTACACAGCAAACATACTGATGTGTACTGGTCTGTGGACACTAGTGTTTCTGTGTTTGGTACTCAATTTGCTCTATTGTTTGTATTTTGTCTTATCATATTCCTGTTTGTCATAGTTCCAACTAACCTTTTGTTGATTTTCACTAAAACTGCTTATCGCTTCAGGTTCATTGTCAACTATTTAAAGCCATTTTTAGATGTCTATCAAGCACCATTTAAAGAGAACTGCAGTTATTTCTTAGGCCTTGAGTTTATTTTTCGAGCAATAATTTTTGCTTGCTACTCTTTCAAGCCACCAGATACAGCAGCAATTTACAATACAATATTAATAGTTTACCTTGCTCATTTGTGCTGTTCTCAACCATTCAAAAGTAAAACAAATACAATTCTCTATGTGGTTTACCTGATATACCTGGGTGCATATATAATGTTATTTATTCGTTATTTCCCTTATGGCCAATATCCATATGGTTTGATGTTCAACCTGGTAGTGTATTTGGCCTTTATTCAGTTTGTAGGAATCCTTGTTTGCCATGCTTGGAAATACATCTTGAGATACTCTGAATATTTCAATAGATATGAACTGGTTTTAAAGAGATGCATTAATCGTTGCAAATTAAACCTTTCTAGAAGCAAACATAGAAATGTGAACTCGATAGTTGTCTCCATGGCAAGCTGCGAAGATTTTCAAGAGGAGTTACTTGCTTTAGACTTGGACACTTAA
- the LOC136247239 gene encoding uncharacterized protein yields MNLARWNIITSPVCTLCHCTQPTTNHILTGCSIALDQGRYTWRHDSVLQVLVRNFKKDLPPCYKIYADLPGHQASVSPAMHCVSARRTVFPWQIIAVEPPDSTFRVFFNSQLKGRLIDEVDRARLQLRETFVGRKKDNLDKVDSELRIDEVAQMFGHFVKFSATEIGNAEVQLNETTVDNRRNAIEVLMSASRRLTLPNKILHILNKKQQLYNDLIEYFESNNMMWYANEVADDGEKFLANMVDLLWYIDGRHDVFNHRNKRIPDSWSNFSGYNTPEASKHRKRSAQNMSAPVLREHSNNLFNYLQRKFWLRSNWQPWKADVESLATSVSDYALYLQEQNKKMKQHHVQLYPARQIADNMALVLLPVNKESQDEFLTLEQELEKQKEFEYLAIEYFCPSDPRKKYHFIQNLQSRGLAFKAVMLTYFHGNNMGNSHFIWHISEEASSSNLIVSSQRPIEALKSKIHIYHTRAMRAQLTSKEKSQYDVFWDECRKYLQESVGVAVDDRRHGQVTHLAQAISANDLLEQVKSKCPEHTNIPSVSWLSLQFWPKSIHNKSKLHYTGKLDVKYMIQARQFRKDHEDAHYAAAIFRYQREMAILLRAHSTFVCMDDKHRIKVGEPGFPVAAAEQGRRVLVSRNANFEVGDHDFTRFSIIPSVSLFIDIPENIENSWYTGQVKVGLKEAAFEPSSPQHHATELQKIFEESDCSSKPVCFVYCDGGPDHRLTYVSVQASFISLFQNLDLDLLCVARTAPFHSWRNPVERIMSLLNMGLQSVGLMRKEMGTEDESIISGCNSLAALRHAAERHPRVQEVCVDSIEPVKSLLHDVFGRISLKGKVIEGFSSATEHDMAEFEKGLLEVDETLAIGEKLKKGSLDDHQSLKRFYNHCCQQRHYSFCIKKCGKPDCDICKPSRLPPEIFETLAFLPDPVPQEDGHYKPFDTVYNTVTSEEHHPSLQNHPARQKTMPFIASVQHAKNTNLMVQCEECEMWRLVYSKYKLKKSELIELNTALDDYTYTCGASVSDLCLPGRLADVAIRLLRCYDPLEKLYYSLNKEPICFYCCKETGVVVTEGFYPQCSGCKDRPAIKKRV; encoded by the exons ATGAATCTGGCTCGCTGGAATATAATCACTAGTCCAGTTTGTACCCTTTGTCACTGTACTCAACCAACAACTAACCATATTTTAACTGGTTGTTCCATTGCACTTGATCAAGGCAGATACACTTGGCGTCATGACTCTGTTCTGCAGGTTCTTGTTCGCAACTTTAAGAAAGATTTACCACCATGTTATAAGATTTATGCAGATCTTCCTGGCCACCAGGCAAGTGTTAGTCCCGCAA TGCACTGTGTATCAGCCAGAAGAACTGTTTTTCCGTGGCAAATTATTGCGGTGGAACCACCGGATTCTACTTTTCGAGTGTTCTTTAACAGCCAACTGAAAGGGCGCTTAATAGATGAAGttgatagagcacgattgcaactgagGGAAACTTTTGTGGGAAGAAAGAAGGACAACTTGGACAAG GTTGATTCAGAGCTAAGAATTGATGAAGTTGCACAGATGTTTGGACATTTTGTCAAGTTTTCTGCTACTGAAATTGGTAATGCAGAGGTTCAGCTAAATGAAACTACAG TTGATAATCGTCGTAATGCCATTGAGGTACTGATGTCAGCTTCCAGAAGATTGACTTTGCCTAACAAAATCTTACACATCCTGAACAAGAAACAACAATTATACAATGATCTTATTGAATATTTTGAGAGCAACAACATGATGTGGTATGCCAATGAAGTAGCAGATGATGGTGAGAAATTTCTAGCGAACATGGTGGATTTGTTGTGGTATATTGACGGCCGCCATGATGTTTTTAACCATAGAAATAAAAGAATTCCTGATAGCTGGTCAAACTTTTCTGGATATAACACCCCTGAAGCATCAAAGCACCGTAAAAGATCTGCTCAAAACATGTCTGCACCTGTTCTTAGGGAACACTCAAACAACCTGTTTAACTATTtgcaaagaaaattttggtTACGTAGCAATTGGCAGCCATGGAAAGCTGATGTTGAATCTTTAGCCACATCTGTTTCTGATTATGCATTATATTTACAAGAGCAAAATAAAAAGATGAAGCAGCACCATGTTCAGTTGTATCCAGCTCGTCAGATAGCTGATAATATGGCATTAGTGTTATTACCTGTCAATAAAGAGTCACAAGACGAATTTCTTACACTCGAGCAAGAACTTGAAAAGCAGAAGGAGTTTGAATATTTGGCTATTGAATACTTTTGTCCTTCAGACCCCCGCAAGAAGTATcattttattcaaaatttaCAGTCTAGAGGACTTGCCTTTAAAGCAGTAATGCTGACTTATTTTCATGGAAATAATATGGGGAATTCTCATTTCATATGGCACATTTCTGAAGAAGCCTCAAGCAGTAATCTAATTGTAAGTAGCCAGCGTCCCATTGAAGCTCTAAAAAGTAAAATCCACATTTATCACACTCGAGCAATGCGGGCTCAACTTACATCAAA GGAAAAAAGTCAATACGATGTCTTTTGGGATGAGTGTAGGAAGTATCTTCAAGAAAGTGTTGGAGTTGCAGTGGATGATAGACGACATGGCCAAGTCACTCATTTAGCCCAGGCCATATCTGCAAATGATCTCCTTGAACAAGTAAAGTCAAAATGTCCAGAACATACTAATATACCATCAGTATCATGGTTGTCATTACAATTTTGGCCAAAGAGCATTCACAACAAATCTAAGTTACACTACACTGGAAAGCTTGATGTAAAGTACATGATTCAAGCGAGGCAGTTTAGAAAAGACCATGAAGATGCACACTATGCTGCAGCTATATTTCGATACCAGAGAGAGATGGCCATCTTATTAAGAGCTCATAGCACATTTGTATGTATGGATGACAAGCACAGAATCAAAGTTGGGGAACCTGGTTTTCCAGTTGCTGCAGCTGAGCAAGGACGACGAGTGCTAGTCAGCAGAAATGCAAATTTTGAAGTTGGCGACCATGATTTTACACGCTTTAGTATCATTCCATCCGTTTCACTTTTCATTGATATACCTGAAAATATAGAAAATTCTTGGTATACAGGACAAGTGAAGGTGGGCCTAAAAGAAGCAGCTTTTGAACCATCGAGTCCTCAGCATCATGCTACTGAGttacagaaaatttttgagGAAAGTGACTGTTCTTCCAAACCTGTTTGTTTTGTATATTGTGATGGTGGCCCAGACCATCGCCTAACATACGTTTCAGTTCAAGCATCATTCATTTCTTTATTTCAAAATTTAGATTTAGACCTTTTGTGTGTAGCTCGTACTGCACCTTTTCACTCATGGAGAAATCCAGTAGAGAGGATTATGTCTTTGCTCAACATGGGTTTGCAATCCGTTGGTCTAATGAGAAAAGAAATGGGTACAGAAGATGAATCAATCATTTCTGGTTGCAATAGCTTAGCTGCACTCCGCCATGCAGCTGAACGACACCCACGTGTTCAAGAAGTATGTGTTGACAGTATAGAGCCAGTGAAAAGTTTGCTTCATGATGTTTTTGGAAGAATAAGCCTGAAAGGAAAAGTAATAGAAGGTTTCTCATCAGCAACAGAACATGACATGGCTGAATTTGAAAAGGGCCTTTTGGAGGTTGATGAAACGTTGGCTATTGGAGAGAAACTTAAAAAGGGAAGCCTGGATGATCATCAAAGTTTGAAGAGATTTTACAATCATTGTTGTCAGCAGAGACATTACTCATTCTGCATTAAGAAATGTGGAAAACCTGATTGTGATATATGTAAGCCGTCAAGGCTCCCACCAGAGATATTTGAAACACTTGCATTCTTACCAGACCCAGTACCACAAGAAGATGGCCATTACAAACCCTTTGATACTgtatacaatacagttacatctGAAGAGCATCACCCATCACTACAAAATCATCCTGCCAGACAGAAAACAATGCCATTTATAGCCAGTGTGCAGCACGCAAAGAATACCAACCTGATGGTACAGTGTGAAGAGTGTGAGATGTGGCGTTTGGTATACAGTAAATACAAGTTGAAGAAATCTGAACTTATTGAGCTTAACACTGCATTGGATGACTACACTTACACTTGTGGTGCATCTGTATCGGATCTTTGTCTACCCGGACGATTAGCAGATGTGGCTATACGACTTTTACGTTGCTATGATCCATTAGAGAAGCTATACTATTCCTTAAATAAAGAACCGATTTGCTTTTATTGCTGTAAGGAGACTGGTGTAGTTGTCACAGAAGGATTTTATCCTCAGTGTTCAGGATGTAAAGATAGACCTGCAATTAAAAAAAGAGTATAA